ATTTTAAAGAAAATTTTATATGATCTTTAAGTTCGACTCCAGCAAGACCAATTGCCAAGAATGTTGTTGGTATGCATGGAGAAATAACTACTCCTACATTTTCTCCAATAAGCATAGCAAGACCTACTTTCACAGGACTTCCACCTAATGCTTTTACTACTTCTCCAACCACTGGCAAAAGTGAATAATAATATAAATCTGGACTTAGTATTATTCCTATTGCAGATCCTAAAGCTCCAAATACACGTCCAATTTGAGGAAGGAAAACATTAGGAAGATTATCTAAAACTACATTAGCAAGGGCAATTGTCATACCAGTTTCTTTAAAAATACCCAAGAAAATACCAGCTGCTAAAAATGTTGCAGCAGTTCCTACAGCAGTAGGAGCATGAGCTTGAATTCTTTCATTTTGGATTTTTAATCCTTTGTAATTGATTACCAAAGCTATGGCTGTAGCAATTAAAAACACTAGATAACTAGGTATTTTTGAATTTACTATCATAACTATAATAATTGCAGCTGTTAAAATTAGATTTAAAGGTAAAAGTTTTGGACGTTTTAAGTCAGTTATTTCTTGTGAGATAACAGGTTCCTCTGTAATTGCTTTATCAAAATAATCTGCTCCATATTCTTTTATTAATCTTTTTTTGTCTTGAATTCCAAATAATACTCCTAATCCTATTCCAAGAAACATACCTAAAATCTCTATTGGAAGAATCATTTTCCAGAGTTCTTGAGGAGTAACAGGTATCCCAAGATTAGTAATTGTTGTAGCAGTACGAATTATAGTTCCACCCCAAGGAACCATATTCCATGAACCTGTGACAATTCCAATAACAGTAAGCATTCCTAAAACATTAAGTTTTAATTTCTTAAATATTGGAAGCATAGCTGGAATAGTTATTAGATAAGTAGTGGCAGTAGCACCATCTAATTGAGAAACTAAAGCAATTAATGCAGTTGTAAGATATATCATGACAGGACTTTTTCCAGCAATTTTAACAAGCCCCTTAACTATAGGATCAAACATACCAGCATCGCTCATTATTCCAAAATAAATAATTGAAAAGATAAAAAGTGTAGCATTACTCATTGTAGTTTTTACTCCACCAGAACACCAGTTAACCATAGTATTAAATTGAGTTCCTATTGGAATAGCTTCTCCAGCTGGACCAGTAAAGGTTCCTGTTAAAATTAAAATTACAGCAGAAATGATAGGTAAACATACAAAGGCAACAATAGGTGACACTTTATTTTTTAATAATAAATACATCATTGAACATATAAGCAACAATGCTACAAAAACAACCATATGATATCCCTCCTTAAAATTTATTCCCCTCACTTCTTGTCGACAAGTTTATAACAAGATTATAATCATAAAAAAATAAAAAAGTCAATAAAAATTTAGAATAAAATGTATTATTAAAGTAGAAATAGTCTAAAATTCGGCTTGTAAAATAAAAAAATAATATTAAATAACATTTTTAAAAAAATAGAATGGTATATAATTATAGTATTTTTATTATTGAAAATACTATTTTATATAAAAATGAATAATAAAAAAATCGCAAATAATTATTTAAAATTACTTACGATTTATAAAATATAAATTTTATTTTTTCTAAAAGAAACAGCTTCCATTAAATGTTTCTTTTTTATGTCTTTAGATTCATCTAAATCAGCAATAGTTCTTGCTACTTTTAAAATTTTGTCATAGCCTCTGGCAGATATTTCCATTATTCTCATAGCATTTTTAAAATATTCCTTATCTTCATCAGATATTTTACAATACTTTTTTATCTCTTTTTGTCCTAAATTTCCATTTAAAAGATCACTATTATATCTTTTTCTTTGTATTTTTCTAGCTTTTATTACTCTTTCTTTTATAATATTTGAGTTCTCGGCTTCAACTGAATTCATTAGTTCATCTTCTGACAGTCTTCTCATTTCGATATGAATATCAATTCTATCCATAATGGGACCAGAAAGTTTTTTCATATATTTATTTACTTCATGTTGAGTACATGTACATGAAGCACCTTCATAATAATTTCCACAAAAACAGGGATTGCTTGTAGCAAGAAGCTGAAATTTGCTTAAAAATTCAACTCTGTATTGAGCTCTTGTAATAGAAACCAATCCATCTTCTAAAGGTTGTCTTAAGCTTTCCAATATACTTCTGGGAAATTCTGCAAGTTCATCTAATAATAAAACACCATTAGATGCTAAACTTATTTCTCCAGGTTTTATTCTCTTTCCTCCACCTATAATTGAAGTGAGTGAACTGGTATGGTGAGGGGAACGAAAAGGTCTATGGTTAATTATTGGTTTTTTACTATTAAGTTCTCCAGCAACACTATATATTTTTGTAGACTCAATTATTTCTTCTTCACTCATTGAAGGGAGTATAGTTATCATTCTTTTAGCAAGCATTGATTTTCCAGAACCAGGACTTCCTATCAATATTATATTATGTCCTCCAGCAGCAGCAATTTCTAGTCCTCTTTTTCCTAATGCTTGTCCTTTTACTTCTGAAAAATCAATACTATAATCTTTTTCTTCAAGAAATGGCTTTATATTTAATGGCTTTACTTCACCTTTAGAAATAAAGTCAGCAACTTCTCTTAAAGTTGAAACAGGAACAATATTTATTCCTTTAATAAGAGAAGCTTCTTGAACATTGTCTTCAGGAATGATTACACCTTTGTAACCTTTTTCTTTTACTAAAATCATTGTGTTTATTATTCCTTTTACTCCTCTAACTTTTCCGTCTAAGGAAAGTTCTCCAAGAAAAAGATAATTATCAAGAACAGAATTTCGATCTTTGATAAACCCCATAGCAACCATAATTCCAACAGCTATAGGGAGATCAAATTGAGCTCCTTCTTTTTTTATTCCAGCTGGGGAAAGATTTACTATTATTTTTTTAGGTTCCATTTTATAATCACTATTTTTTAAAGCAGTTCTCACTCTATCCTTACTTTCTGATATAGCAGTATCTCCTAGACCTACTATTGAAAAGAAAGGAAGCCCACTACTGATATCTATTTCTGTTTCCACTAAAAAAGGTTCTACTCCTATATAACTGGAACTTAAGACTCTTATATTCATAATTTAAGGTGCTCCTTTAATAATTTTTTGGCACAAAAAATGAGTGGAACCTTAGGTCCCACTCTCACATGTATGGTTAAATTTCTTCTCCACATCTTTTAAGAAGTCTTTCCCATTTTAAATCCACATCTTTTTGAATTCTATCTATGATGTGTCTGTTTTCTGGTTTAAATAGATGTTTAAATCTTCCCTGCTTTTTCAAAAATTCCTCTACTGGTAATTTTACTTTTGGTCTATAACTTAATTTCCATTCTCCATTTATTACTTCAAATAGTGGCCAATAGCAAGTTTCTACTGCTAATTTACACATTTCCATCAAGTCTTCTCCCTCATATCTCCATCCTCTTGGGCATGGGGCTAATATATTTAGGAATGCTGCTCCTTCTGTATAGATTGCTTTTTCTGCTTTCTCATGAAGGTCTTTAAAGTTCCCCATAAATGTTGTCTGAGCTACATATGGTACATTGTGAGCTGATATTACATCTGTAAGATCTTTTCTTCCTTGTGGCTTTCCTGCGCTTTCTTTTCCTATTGGTGTTGTTGTTGTATCTGCTCCTATAGGTGTCGCTGATGATCTTTGAATTCCTGTATTCATGTATGCTTCATTATCATAACATACATACACCATATCATGTCCTCTTTCCATTGCTCCTGAAAGTGATTGGAATCCTATATCATAAGTTCCTCCATCTCCTCCAAAAGCTATGAATTTATATGACTCATCTATTTTTCCTTTTTTCTTTAATACCTTATATGCAGTTTGTGCTCCACTTATTGTTGCTGCTGCATTTTCAAATGCTGAGTGAATAAATGAATCTTTCCATGCTGTATATGGATATAGGAAAGTTGATACTTCAAGACAGCTTGTTGCACTACATATTACTGCTTCATCTTCCTCTTTTAATGCTCTTAATACTCCTCTTACTGCTACTGGCGCTCCACACCCTGCACACATTCTGTGTCCTCCAGTAAGTCTTTCAGGTTTTTCCATTTCTTTTTTGAAATTATATGCCATATTCCTTTCCTCCTACTCTCTTACACCAAAATGTCTATATGTATCTTTAACTTCCTGATCTTTTTCTGCCAATAGAGTATTAAATATCTCTTTTATATGATTTACAGTTATATCTCTTCCTCCAAGTCCATATACATAGTTGATCATTTTTGGTCTTGGACTGCAGTCATAAAGGGCTGATCTTACCTCTGCAAACACTGGTCCTCCAGCTGCTGAGAATCCTTCACATTTATCCATTACTGCTACCATTTTGACATTTTTAAGCGCCTGTGCTATTTCTTCCATTGGGAATGGTCTGAATACTCTGATTTTTAGAAGTCCTACTTTTTTACCTTCTTTTCTCAATTCTTCTATTGCTGCTTTAGCTGTTCCAGCAGTTGAGTTGATAACTACTATTGCAACTTCTGCATCATCAAGTCTATATTCTTCAAATAATCCATATTTTCTTCCAGTAAGTTTTTCATATTCTGCTGCTACTTCAAGAATTACTTTTTTAGCATTCATCATAGCATGAGCTTGATTTACTTTATGCTCCATATAGTAAGAAACTATATCATAAGGTCCTACTGCTGTAGGTCTTTTAGCATTTAAAAGATAATCTTCTGGTTTATACTCTCCAACAAATGCTTTAGCTTTGTCATCTTCTAATAGTTCTATATTTTCTACAGCATGGCTTGTTATAAATCCATCTTGACATACCATTACTGGAAGCTGAACATCTGGGTGCTCTCCTATTCTGTTAGCTTGAAGCATATTATCATAAGCTTCCTGATTTGTTTCGCTATATAGTTGAATCCAACCAGTATCTCTTGCTCCCATAGAGTCACTATGATCTGCATTGATATTAATAGGTCCTGTAAGAGCTCTGTTTACACATGCTAAAGTTACAGGAAGTCTTGCAGAAGCTACAACATAAAGCATTTCCCACATCAATGCAAGTCCACATGATGAAGTAGCTGTCATAGTTCTCGCTCCAGCTGCCTGTGATCCCATTGCTGCTGACATAGCGCTGTGTTCTGATTCTACTGGAATAAATTCACTATCTACTGATCCATCTGCAACATATTGAGAGAAATATTGTGGTATCTCTGTTGATGGAGTGATTGGAAAAGCAGGTACTACATCTG
Above is a window of Fusobacterium varium DNA encoding:
- the porB_2 gene encoding Pyruvate synthase subunit porB, which codes for MAYNFKKEMEKPERLTGGHRMCAGCGAPVAVRGVLRALKEEDEAVICSATSCLEVSTFLYPYTAWKDSFIHSAFENAAATISGAQTAYKVLKKKGKIDESYKFIAFGGDGGTYDIGFQSLSGAMERGHDMVYVCYDNEAYMNTGIQRSSATPIGADTTTTPIGKESAGKPQGRKDLTDVISAHNVPYVAQTTFMGNFKDLHEKAEKAIYTEGAAFLNILAPCPRGWRYEGEDLMEMCKLAVETCYWPLFEVINGEWKLSYRPKVKLPVEEFLKKQGRFKHLFKPENRHIIDRIQKDVDLKWERLLKRCGEEI
- the citN_1 gene encoding Citrate transporter → MVVFVALLLICSMMYLLLKNKVSPIVAFVCLPIISAVILILTGTFTGPAGEAIPIGTQFNTMVNWCSGGVKTTMSNATLFIFSIIYFGIMSDAGMFDPIVKGLVKIAGKSPVMIYLTTALIALVSQLDGATATTYLITIPAMLPIFKKLKLNVLGMLTVIGIVTGSWNMVPWGGTIIRTATTITNLGIPVTPQELWKMILPIEILGMFLGIGLGVLFGIQDKKRLIKEYGADYFDKAITEEPVISQEITDLKRPKLLPLNLILTAAIIIVMIVNSKIPSYLVFLIATAIALVINYKGLKIQNERIQAHAPTAVGTAATFLAAGIFLGIFKETGMTIALANVVLDNLPNVFLPQIGRVFGALGSAIGIILSPDLYYYSLLPVVGEVVKALGGSPVKVGLAMLIGENVGVVISPCIPTTFLAIGLAGVELKDHIKFSLKYFIAVSTIMVLAAIMIGVA
- the porA_2 gene encoding Pyruvate synthase subunit porA; translation: MSIRERMSGNEAVAIAMRQINPDVVPAFPITPSTEIPQYFSQYVADGSVDSEFIPVESEHSAMSAAMGSQAAGARTMTATSSCGLALMWEMLYVVASARLPVTLACVNRALTGPININADHSDSMGARDTGWIQLYSETNQEAYDNMLQANRIGEHPDVQLPVMVCQDGFITSHAVENIELLEDDKAKAFVGEYKPEDYLLNAKRPTAVGPYDIVSYYMEHKVNQAHAMMNAKKVILEVAAEYEKLTGRKYGLFEEYRLDDAEVAIVVINSTAGTAKAAIEELRKEGKKVGLLKIRVFRPFPMEEIAQALKNVKMVAVMDKCEGFSAAGGPVFAEVRSALYDCSPRPKMINYVYGLGGRDITVNHIKEIFNTLLAEKDQEVKDTYRHFGVRE
- the comM gene encoding Competence protein ComM, translating into MNIRVLSSSYIGVEPFLVETEIDISSGLPFFSIVGLGDTAISESKDRVRTALKNSDYKMEPKKIIVNLSPAGIKKEGAQFDLPIAVGIMVAMGFIKDRNSVLDNYLFLGELSLDGKVRGVKGIINTMILVKEKGYKGVIIPEDNVQEASLIKGINIVPVSTLREVADFISKGEVKPLNIKPFLEEKDYSIDFSEVKGQALGKRGLEIAAAGGHNIILIGSPGSGKSMLAKRMITILPSMSEEEIIESTKIYSVAGELNSKKPIINHRPFRSPHHTSSLTSIIGGGKRIKPGEISLASNGVLLLDELAEFPRSILESLRQPLEDGLVSITRAQYRVEFLSKFQLLATSNPCFCGNYYEGASCTCTQHEVNKYMKKLSGPIMDRIDIHIEMRRLSEDELMNSVEAENSNIIKERVIKARKIQRKRYNSDLLNGNLGQKEIKKYCKISDEDKEYFKNAMRIMEISARGYDKILKVARTIADLDESKDIKKKHLMEAVSFRKNKIYIL